One window of Musa acuminata AAA Group cultivar baxijiao unplaced genomic scaffold, Cavendish_Baxijiao_AAA HiC_scaffold_595, whole genome shotgun sequence genomic DNA carries:
- the LOC135662189 gene encoding uncharacterized protein LOC135662189, whose protein sequence is MSPKHEECHWNSFRNSIYTEKEKYEPSPNEIVVSSRSWTDVSTVSGMCSSLRHQSEQFVYKRRKLNRNSVALLPEEYNMESRKRKFSSESCSCSEDYLLGIRKADFERETVDIVTADVESVPSSGLCGICSVGKFEVPSKASDGKISKSAFEHRCNVNDGCSSSKSNVELTSTFLKIDIEDTGECSSSNVMELVGEFASARELCIYVLKTHGLLGKSCASSNYAASESLCDGSTNLSQKCKTCRLFDDPLKMLICDHCEEAYHPSCCVPRVKKLPVDEWYCQPCFKKKPKPLLSQSLDTEGENSNHTNRISCRGYSISFMLTDNKPYTSGARIGKDFQVEVPDCSGPVSNEDDYFDEPSEIDSAHSVNLNGWNDGKPQKPSSIGNWVQCREVLCSDGSDEGIVCGKWRRAPLFVVQSEDWDCSCSVLWDPFHADCAVPQELETEEVLKHLKFTKWLRSRLMAKSRNQLHLKSQLRR, encoded by the exons ATGTCTCCAAAACATGAAGAATGCCATTGGAATAGCTTCAGAAATTCCATTTATACTGAGAAGGAAAAATATGAACCATCACCAAATGAGATTGTAGTTTCATCAAGAAGCTGGACGGATGTATCAACTGTCAGTGGCATGTGCTCGAGTTTGAGGCATCAGAGTGAACAGTTTGTCTACAAGAGAAGGAAGTTAAATAGGAACTCAGTTGCTCTTCTCCCTGAAGAATATAATATGGAaagtagaaaaagaaaatttagttcTGAGTCCTGCAGTTGTTCTGAGGATTACCTTTTGGGAATTCGGAAAGCTGATTTTGAGAGAGAGACTGTTGACATTGTTACCGCAGATGTTGAGTCGGTTCCAAGTTCAGGGCTCTGTGGTATATGTTCTGTTGGGAAATTTGAAGTACCATCCAAAGCATCTGATGGGAAGATTTCCAAATCTGCATTTGAGCATCGCTGTAATGTAAATGACGggtgttcatcatcaaaatctaatgtgGAACTTACTTCAACTTTCCTCAAAATAGATATAGAGGATACTGGTGAGTGTTCCTCATCTAATGTCATGGAACTGGTGGGTGAATTTGCATCAGCAAGGGAACTCTGCATCTATGTGCTTAAAACTCATGGACTTCTAGGGAAATCATGTGCTAGCAGCAACTATGCTGCTTCAGAAAGTCTCTGTGATGGCAGTACCAATCTTTCTCAAAAATGCAAAACATGCAGGCTGTTTGATGATCCATTGAAGATGTTAATTTGTGACCACTGTGAAGAAGCATATCATCCGTCCTGTTGCGTTCCTAGAGTAAAAAAGCTTCCTGTGGATGAATGGTATTGTCAGCCCTGCTTCAAAAAGAAACCAAAGCCTTTATTAAGTCAGTCACTTGATACTGAAGGAGAAAACTCCAATCATACAAATCGAATCTCTTGCAGAGGATATTCTATATCATTCATGTTGACAGACAATAAACCTTATACATCTGGAGCTCGAATTGGTAAAGATTTTCAAGTAGAAGTTCCTGACTGCTCTGGTCCAGTTTCCAA TGAAGATGATTATTTTGATGAACCCTCTGAAATAGATTCTGCCCATTCAGTAAACTTGAAT GGATGGAATGATGGAAAGCCACAGAAACCAAGCAGCATTGGTAATTGGGTCCAGTGCAGGGAGGTTTTGTGCTCAGATGGATCTGATGAGGGGATTGTCTGTGGAAAATGGCGCAG GGCACCTCTTTTTGTGGTTCAAAGTGAAGATTGGGATTGCTCTTGTTCTGTTCTTTGGGATCCATTTCATGCTGATTGTGCTGTTCCACAG GAACTGGAAACCGAGGAGGTTCTCAAGCATCTGAAATTTACGAAATGG